In the Kaistella sp. 97-N-M2 genome, one interval contains:
- a CDS encoding FAD-binding oxidoreductase: protein MKNVDYIIVGDGYAAVFLAHQLITNNKSFVVFSGAGKGASKVSAGVINPVVLKKFTTFWLAEEQIVFLNATLAEMEEYMGKNYLIPAQIHRIFHDENEKDLWLSKTQTEELEPFLDPEFQTLDSIKNPFGTGAVKKSARLNVEEFFTDFLNYFENKGQLIREQFDYSVVQANTYKNLNFKNIVFCEGMGVRKNPFFKEIPVIPNKGHHLKVKLSRPLSHQHTLKKKHFLFPLKDDLYYYGGTYDPNERENEIDDFKVVELIEGLQAFYPHDFETVEINYGFRPTVKDRRPILGNHPDHSNFYIFNGLGARGILNGCYFSQELFQHIENGKDLMSEVDIKRFIK, encoded by the coding sequence ATGAAAAATGTTGATTATATAATTGTCGGCGATGGTTACGCGGCAGTTTTTCTTGCACACCAGCTCATAACAAATAACAAATCTTTTGTCGTCTTTTCGGGAGCGGGAAAAGGCGCTTCCAAGGTTTCCGCCGGCGTTATCAATCCCGTCGTTTTAAAGAAATTTACCACTTTTTGGCTCGCAGAAGAACAAATCGTTTTCTTAAACGCAACCCTTGCCGAAATGGAAGAATATATGGGTAAAAATTATTTGATTCCCGCGCAGATTCACCGAATTTTTCACGATGAAAATGAAAAAGATCTGTGGCTCAGTAAAACCCAAACCGAGGAATTGGAACCTTTTCTGGATCCCGAATTTCAAACTTTAGATAGTATTAAAAACCCTTTTGGAACCGGTGCTGTAAAGAAATCTGCGCGCTTAAATGTAGAAGAATTTTTCACGGATTTTTTAAATTATTTTGAAAATAAAGGCCAGCTGATTCGGGAGCAGTTCGATTATTCCGTGGTGCAGGCCAATACGTACAAAAACCTTAATTTTAAAAATATTGTTTTCTGTGAAGGAATGGGGGTGAGAAAAAATCCGTTTTTTAAGGAAATTCCCGTTATTCCAAACAAAGGACATCATTTGAAAGTTAAACTATCAAGACCTTTGAGCCACCAACACACTTTAAAGAAAAAACATTTTCTTTTTCCCTTGAAAGACGACCTTTATTATTACGGCGGAACATACGATCCCAATGAACGAGAAAACGAGATCGATGATTTTAAAGTGGTGGAACTGATCGAAGGATTGCAAGCCTTTTACCCACACGATTTTGAAACCGTCGAAATTAACTATGGTTTTCGTCCTACGGTAAAGGACCGCCGGCCGATTTTAGGAAATCATCCGGACCATTCGAATTTTTATATTTTTAACGGTTTGGGCGCGCGTGGGATTTTAAACGGATGCTATTTTTCGCAGGAACTTTTTCAGCACATCGAAAACGGAAAAGATCTAATGTCCGAGGTAGATATCAAACGTTTCATTAAATAG
- the kduI gene encoding 5-dehydro-4-deoxy-D-glucuronate isomerase, with protein sequence MTKYSFRYASHPDDAKNYDTARIRKEFLIDNLFSADEINLVYSMYDRLIVGGARPVESELKLETIPYLKSENFLDRRELGIINVGGEGEVSVDGEKFRLNKKEALYVGMGIKEVTFKSTTGEPALFYLNSAPAHKNFPNKKITKENAEIVHLGDDNTANKRILNKLIVNSIVETCQLQMGLTELLPGNIWNTMPSHTHERRMEAYFYFDLEEGQTVSHFMGQPQETRHIFMQNNEAVFSPEWSIHSGAGTSNYSFIWGMAGENLDYGDMDIVAANELK encoded by the coding sequence ATGACAAAGTATAGCTTTAGATACGCCTCTCATCCGGATGATGCTAAAAATTACGACACGGCCAGAATAAGAAAGGAGTTTCTAATCGACAATTTATTTTCCGCAGATGAGATCAATTTGGTGTATTCCATGTACGATCGCCTCATTGTGGGTGGAGCGAGGCCTGTGGAAAGTGAACTGAAACTTGAAACAATTCCCTACCTGAAATCCGAAAATTTTCTGGACCGGAGAGAACTGGGGATTATCAATGTTGGTGGTGAAGGTGAAGTTTCTGTTGACGGCGAAAAATTTAGGCTTAATAAAAAAGAAGCTTTATATGTTGGCATGGGGATCAAGGAAGTTACTTTCAAAAGTACGACGGGCGAACCGGCATTATTCTATCTGAATTCTGCCCCCGCGCACAAAAATTTCCCAAATAAAAAAATTACGAAAGAAAATGCAGAGATTGTGCATCTGGGGGATGATAATACGGCTAATAAAAGGATATTAAATAAACTCATTGTTAACAGCATTGTCGAAACCTGCCAGTTGCAAATGGGTCTTACAGAACTTTTACCGGGTAACATCTGGAATACAATGCCTTCTCATACGCACGAAAGGAGGATGGAAGCTTATTTTTATTTCGATCTTGAAGAAGGTCAAACGGTTTCTCATTTTATGGGACAGCCCCAGGAAACCAGACATATTTTTATGCAAAACAATGAGGCGGTTTTTTCCCCGGAATGGTCAATTCATTCAGGAGCCGGAACATCAAATTATTCCTTTATCTGGGGAATGGCCGGAGAAAATTTAGATTACGGAGATATGGATATTGTTGCAGCAAACGAACTAAAATAA
- a CDS encoding YhcH/YjgK/YiaL family protein — translation MIIDTLKNADKYTSLHPLFAKAFDYLKQNNLAKLPDGTVEIAEGLKAIISNKPGKTKEFSLEKFECHQQNIDIQVCVKGKEIIGWKPLENCKSKKTNYDANKDVQFFLDEPETFFQLHSGQFAIFYPEDVHAPMIGKDDDLIKKIVFKVKI, via the coding sequence ATGATCATCGATACTTTAAAAAACGCCGATAAATACACCAGTTTGCATCCTTTATTTGCAAAAGCTTTTGATTATTTAAAGCAAAATAACTTAGCAAAATTACCGGACGGAACCGTAGAAATTGCAGAAGGTTTAAAAGCCATCATCAGCAATAAACCCGGTAAAACAAAAGAATTTAGTTTAGAAAAATTTGAATGCCATCAGCAGAATATAGATATTCAGGTTTGTGTAAAAGGAAAAGAAATCATCGGCTGGAAACCTTTAGAAAATTGTAAATCCAAAAAAACCAATTATGATGCTAATAAAGACGTACAGTTTTTTCTGGATGAGCCGGAAACATTTTTTCAGTTGCACAGCGGTCAGTTTGCCATTTTTTATCCGGAAGATGTGCATGCACCAATGATCGGTAAAGACGACGATCTGATCAAAAAAATAGTTTTTAAAGTTAAAATTTAA
- a CDS encoding aspartate dehydrogenase domain-containing protein, with protein sequence MVKYKYYVRRMETKTLAIVGCGKLANIVLDAFIKGLLPDYRLIGTYSRTFEKAENIAKKIQSLNFGYDCTPCHSLNELLHLQPDYIVETASPSSLKELAVPALKNGSSIVTLSIGAFADEEFYKLVAKTAAENETRVHLASGAIGGFDVLRTVSLMEKSEVSFETKKGPNSLKNTEIYEEGLQTEARQVFEGNAAEAIALFPTRVNVAVAAALASTGPENIKVSINSVPNFVGDNHRIELKSEQINAVIEVYSQTAQIAGWSVVNTLRNITSPIVF encoded by the coding sequence ATGGTAAAATATAAGTATTATGTTCGCAGAATGGAAACTAAAACTTTGGCAATAGTAGGTTGTGGAAAACTTGCGAATATTGTGTTAGACGCTTTTATAAAAGGATTATTACCGGATTACCGGTTAATCGGCACTTATTCCAGAACGTTCGAAAAGGCGGAAAATATCGCAAAAAAAATCCAAAGTTTAAATTTTGGTTACGATTGTACGCCCTGTCATTCATTAAATGAACTTCTTCATCTTCAACCCGATTACATTGTGGAAACCGCCTCACCATCTTCTTTAAAGGAGTTGGCAGTTCCCGCCCTGAAAAACGGTTCTTCAATTGTAACACTGTCTATCGGTGCATTTGCGGACGAAGAATTTTATAAACTCGTGGCGAAAACCGCAGCAGAAAACGAAACGCGCGTGCATTTAGCTTCCGGTGCGATTGGTGGTTTTGATGTCTTGAGAACGGTATCTTTAATGGAAAAAAGTGAAGTTAGCTTTGAAACGAAAAAAGGCCCGAATTCTTTGAAAAACACAGAAATTTATGAGGAAGGGTTGCAAACAGAAGCGCGCCAGGTTTTTGAAGGCAACGCGGCAGAAGCCATTGCTCTTTTTCCGACCCGCGTTAATGTGGCGGTTGCGGCAGCTTTAGCGTCGACAGGTCCGGAAAACATTAAGGTTTCAATTAACTCGGTGCCAAACTTTGTAGGTGATAATCACCGTATTGAGCTCAAAAGTGAGCAGATTAACGCCGTTATCGAAGTTTACAGCCAAACCGCCCAAATTGCGGGGTGGAGCGTAGTGAACACGCTGCGCAATATTACGTCGCCAATTGTTTTTTAA
- a CDS encoding NAD(P)-dependent oxidoreductase, which yields MKFKKLVALEPLNLIPSAEKSLHSFAENVIIYNDRPANVEEIVARIGDADAVLVSYTTTLGRESLEQCSLLKYIGMCCSLYSPESANVDIPFANSRGITVTGIRDYGDEGVVEYVVSELIRCLHGFGNNKDGTSRKPWREIPREITGLKVGIIGLGKSGGMIADALQFFGAEISYFSRTRKAEQEKKGFKFLPLNVLLEQNEVLVTCLNKNTVLLHEAEFKHLGIRKILFNTGLSPAWEEEPFVKWLLKDNLVYCDTVGALGSEKLVDHPNVVCMEVSSGRTQQAFIRLSEKVLANITHHLKKQLAT from the coding sequence ATGAAATTTAAAAAACTCGTTGCGCTTGAGCCGCTAAATTTAATTCCTTCCGCGGAAAAAAGTCTGCACTCTTTTGCTGAAAATGTGATAATCTACAATGATCGACCTGCGAATGTAGAAGAGATCGTTGCGCGGATTGGTGATGCTGATGCAGTTCTGGTGAGTTATACGACGACCCTGGGGCGTGAATCTCTGGAACAGTGTTCGCTCCTCAAATACATCGGAATGTGCTGCTCGCTCTACAGCCCGGAAAGTGCCAACGTTGATATCCCTTTTGCAAATTCGCGTGGCATCACGGTTACCGGTATTCGGGATTATGGCGATGAAGGCGTGGTAGAATATGTCGTCAGCGAACTGATCAGATGTCTGCACGGTTTCGGAAACAATAAGGACGGGACGTCCAGAAAACCCTGGCGTGAAATTCCACGCGAAATCACAGGATTAAAAGTTGGGATTATAGGTCTCGGCAAATCGGGCGGCATGATCGCCGATGCGCTTCAGTTTTTCGGCGCAGAAATCTCTTATTTTTCCCGCACCAGAAAGGCAGAACAGGAAAAAAAGGGATTTAAGTTTTTGCCTTTGAATGTACTGCTTGAACAGAATGAAGTCCTTGTTACCTGTTTAAATAAAAATACGGTTCTCCTGCATGAAGCAGAGTTTAAACATTTGGGTATTCGCAAAATACTTTTCAACACGGGTTTATCGCCCGCGTGGGAGGAGGAACCGTTTGTAAAATGGCTGTTGAAAGATAACCTTGTTTACTGTGATACTGTAGGTGCGCTAGGTTCTGAAAAATTAGTGGATCATCCAAATGTGGTTTGCATGGAAGTCTCTTCAGGCAGGACGCAGCAGGCATTTATCCGGTTGAGTGAAAAAGTTTTGGCCAATATTACCCATCATCTTAAAAAACAATTGGCGACGTAA
- the uxaC gene encoding glucuronate isomerase: MSKNFIHDNFLLENKFAEELYHNYSKNQPIIDYHNHLSPKLIAENNIFDNITDVWIKGDHYKWRAMRTLGINENFITGNASDKDKFLQWGKTVPYTMRNPLYHWTHLELARYFDINVLLNERSAEKIYEETSAKLQTPEFSTQNLLKKVKAELVCTTEDPIDNLEYHQQYKTQNAGVKMSTAFRPDKAILIENDGYNDYIDTLGKVADVMIHNYQDLKDALRKRIVFFNDNGCKLCDHGLDQIYFENFTESEITEIFKNKRENKSISHQDALKFQSAILIFLAETYHEFGWVQQFHLGALRNNNARMLKVLGPDTGWDSIGDFSQAEKLSKFLNALDSKDKLAKTILYNLNPADNEVLATMIGNFNDGSVKGKVQFGSGWWFLDQKDGMTKQMNALSNMGLISCFIGMLTDSRSFLSFPRHEYFRRVLCNLLGKEIESGELPNEMEWIGKMVSDISYNNAKEYFNF; encoded by the coding sequence ATGAGCAAGAATTTCATCCACGATAATTTCCTTTTAGAAAACAAATTTGCCGAAGAATTGTACCACAATTATTCTAAAAATCAACCTATTATCGATTATCATAATCATCTTTCCCCGAAATTAATTGCGGAAAACAATATCTTCGATAATATTACCGATGTCTGGATCAAAGGAGATCATTACAAATGGAGAGCGATGCGGACTTTAGGAATTAATGAAAATTTTATCACCGGAAATGCTTCCGACAAAGATAAATTTCTACAATGGGGAAAAACCGTTCCTTATACCATGAGAAATCCTTTGTACCATTGGACTCACTTAGAATTAGCGCGTTATTTCGACATTAATGTATTGTTGAATGAAAGATCTGCCGAAAAAATCTATGAAGAAACTTCCGCGAAATTACAAACGCCGGAATTTTCTACTCAGAATTTATTGAAAAAAGTCAAAGCAGAACTCGTTTGTACGACTGAAGATCCAATTGATAATTTAGAATATCATCAACAATATAAAACGCAAAATGCTGGTGTAAAAATGAGCACTGCTTTTCGTCCGGACAAAGCAATTTTGATTGAAAACGACGGTTACAACGATTATATAGATACTCTAGGAAAAGTTGCAGACGTAATGATTCACAATTATCAGGATCTAAAAGATGCACTCCGTAAAAGAATTGTTTTCTTTAATGATAATGGTTGCAAGCTTTGCGATCACGGTTTAGATCAAATATATTTCGAAAACTTTACAGAAAGTGAAATCACCGAAATCTTTAAAAATAAAAGAGAAAATAAATCCATTTCTCATCAGGACGCATTGAAATTTCAAAGTGCCATTTTAATTTTTCTCGCAGAAACTTACCACGAATTTGGTTGGGTTCAGCAATTTCATTTAGGTGCTTTGCGAAATAATAATGCAAGAATGTTGAAGGTTTTAGGTCCGGACACCGGTTGGGATTCGATCGGCGATTTTTCTCAGGCGGAAAAATTATCAAAATTTTTAAATGCGCTTGATTCCAAAGATAAATTGGCAAAAACGATCCTTTATAACTTAAATCCTGCTGACAATGAAGTTTTGGCAACAATGATCGGGAATTTTAATGACGGAAGCGTGAAAGGAAAAGTACAGTTCGGTTCCGGATGGTGGTTTCTCGACCAAAAAGACGGCATGACGAAACAAATGAACGCGCTTTCCAACATGGGATTAATTTCCTGTTTTATCGGAATGTTAACCGATTCCAGAAGCTTCTTATCATTCCCAAGACACGAATATTTCCGTAGAGTTTTATGTAATCTTTTAGGAAAAGAAATCGAAAGTGGTGAACTTCCAAATGAGATGGAATGGATCGGGAAAATGGTTTCCGACATCAGTTACAACAATGCGAAAGAATATTTTAATTTTTAA
- a CDS encoding MFS transporter encodes MEQKISTKQTSFRWTICTLLFLATTINYMDRQVLSLTWKDFIEPEFHWNNNDYGNITALFSIFYAVSMFFAGKFVDWLDTKKGFLWAIGIWSVGACLHAFCGIATSGFITGDWIMSFEGSKEALAKVDNTALIISTSVTLFIFARLILAVGEAGNFPAAIKTTAEFFPKKDRAFATSIFNAGATVGALAAPLTIPFIAAAYGWEMAFIVIGALGFLWMGLWQFYYQKPHRCKKLNKEELTYIQQDDTEEECAKTNSGEKTKGFTFAQAFKHRQTWSFIFGKFLTDGVWWFYLFWTPAYLSSVYGMDSKQSAIPLFILYAITLLSIIGGWLPRYFVDKKGMNPYSGRMKAMLIFAFFPLLALIAQPAGSISFWFPVIIIGIAGAAHQAWSANIFSVVGDMFPRRAIATITGIGGMAGGLGSFLINKGSGVLFDYSHKTWTTIDGVPFLEKYPQYATERIPEDLFKTIKASGAVLSDGIDTGYMIIFSVCAVAYLIAWFIMKSLVPKYKVIID; translated from the coding sequence ATGGAACAGAAAATTTCTACAAAACAAACCAGCTTCAGGTGGACCATTTGCACCTTGCTTTTTTTGGCAACCACTATTAATTATATGGACAGACAGGTTTTGTCCCTTACCTGGAAGGATTTTATAGAACCCGAGTTTCACTGGAATAATAATGATTACGGGAATATTACGGCTCTGTTTTCAATTTTTTATGCAGTAAGTATGTTCTTCGCCGGCAAATTTGTGGATTGGTTAGATACGAAAAAAGGGTTCTTGTGGGCAATCGGAATTTGGTCTGTCGGCGCTTGTTTACACGCATTTTGCGGAATTGCAACCTCCGGTTTTATAACAGGCGACTGGATCATGAGTTTTGAAGGGTCCAAAGAAGCTTTAGCAAAAGTTGATAACACCGCTTTGATCATCAGTACAAGTGTTACCTTATTTATTTTCGCGAGATTAATTTTAGCAGTTGGTGAAGCTGGAAATTTCCCGGCGGCCATCAAAACAACAGCAGAATTTTTCCCGAAAAAAGACCGCGCTTTTGCGACGAGTATTTTTAATGCCGGAGCAACTGTTGGAGCCTTAGCCGCACCTTTAACGATTCCATTTATTGCAGCCGCTTATGGTTGGGAAATGGCGTTCATTGTAATTGGAGCTTTAGGATTTTTATGGATGGGACTTTGGCAATTTTATTATCAAAAACCGCACAGGTGTAAAAAACTCAATAAAGAGGAACTCACCTATATTCAGCAGGATGATACGGAAGAAGAATGTGCAAAAACAAATTCCGGCGAAAAAACGAAAGGTTTCACCTTTGCACAGGCTTTTAAACACAGACAAACGTGGTCATTTATTTTCGGGAAATTTTTAACCGATGGAGTTTGGTGGTTCTATCTTTTCTGGACGCCGGCTTATCTGAGTTCCGTGTACGGAATGGACAGCAAGCAGAGTGCAATCCCCTTATTTATCCTTTATGCCATTACTTTACTTTCGATCATCGGCGGATGGTTGCCAAGATATTTTGTCGATAAAAAGGGTATGAATCCTTACTCCGGCCGAATGAAAGCGATGTTGATTTTTGCCTTTTTTCCGCTTCTAGCCCTGATTGCGCAGCCTGCCGGAAGTATTTCCTTTTGGTTCCCGGTCATCATCATTGGGATTGCAGGGGCCGCACATCAGGCCTGGTCCGCAAATATTTTCTCCGTTGTTGGAGACATGTTCCCGAGAAGAGCCATCGCAACAATTACCGGTATTGGCGGAATGGCAGGAGGATTAGGATCTTTTTTAATCAATAAAGGCTCGGGCGTATTATTCGATTATTCGCATAAAACATGGACTACTATCGATGGCGTACCCTTTCTAGAAAAATATCCGCAATACGCTACAGAACGGATTCCTGAAGATTTATTTAAAACAATAAAAGCTTCCGGAGCTGTACTTTCCGACGGAATTGATACAGGATACATGATTATTTTCTCCGTTTGTGCGGTCGCCTATTTAATCGCCTGGTTTATTATGAAATCATTAGTCCCGAAATATAAAGTTATAATAGATTGA
- a CDS encoding tagaturonate reductase, with amino-acid sequence MESQTKTKLSRENYGSKNILPIKVLQFGEGNFLRAFVDYAFYKLNKELGFDAGIALVQPLPGGMVDLIEKQDGLYTLFLNGIKSKKEIQEIYLIDNVVKCVDPYKDFQDYLDLAKIDSLEFVISNTTEAGIEFVDTDVISNQSPQSFPAKLAVFLYQRFMHFKGDQTKGLTIIPCELINFNADTLKKVLMQYCDLWNLEIEFKNWISDACSFHNTLVDRIVPGYPRNEIDQYNDKLEYHDDILVTAEPFFLWVIEGGEDLKAKLPFHKTNLDVKIVEDMQPYRTRKVRILNGIHTAMVPFSIMYGNKTVQQSMDNDFTGNFIEKLTYEEIVPTLDMDKEDLKNFADEVMDRFRNPFIKHQLSDIALNSIPKFKVRVLPTILEYEKEQGKLPLNLVFGLAATIRFYQGSWQNEALPVKDSPEIVETMNQYWSGNDLEKTVSETLGNLEFWDQDLNKIEGLQNAITVAISEIDKNGIEKGYQNYIEQFS; translated from the coding sequence ATGGAAAGTCAGACAAAAACTAAATTAAGCCGCGAAAATTACGGTTCAAAAAATATTCTTCCAATAAAAGTCCTCCAGTTTGGAGAGGGAAATTTCCTTCGTGCTTTTGTAGATTATGCTTTTTACAAACTCAATAAAGAACTCGGATTTGATGCCGGAATTGCCTTGGTTCAGCCGCTACCAGGCGGCATGGTCGATCTTATCGAAAAGCAGGATGGGTTATATACTTTATTTTTAAACGGAATTAAAAGCAAAAAAGAAATTCAGGAAATTTATCTCATCGATAACGTGGTGAAGTGTGTTGATCCGTACAAGGATTTTCAGGATTATCTTGATCTTGCCAAAATTGATTCTCTCGAATTTGTCATATCAAATACCACCGAAGCCGGAATAGAATTCGTGGATACTGACGTTATTTCTAACCAAAGTCCACAATCATTTCCCGCAAAATTAGCCGTTTTCCTTTATCAAAGATTTATGCATTTTAAAGGTGATCAGACGAAAGGTTTAACCATAATTCCATGTGAACTGATCAACTTTAATGCTGATACTTTGAAAAAAGTTTTGATGCAATATTGTGATTTATGGAACCTGGAAATTGAATTTAAAAACTGGATTTCCGACGCCTGTTCTTTCCACAATACTTTGGTAGATCGCATTGTTCCAGGTTATCCAAGAAATGAAATCGATCAGTATAACGACAAACTGGAATATCACGATGATATTTTGGTTACCGCAGAACCATTTTTTCTTTGGGTAATTGAAGGTGGCGAAGATTTAAAAGCTAAATTACCTTTTCACAAAACCAATCTGGACGTGAAAATTGTAGAAGATATGCAACCGTACCGCACGAGAAAAGTGCGAATTCTGAACGGAATTCATACCGCAATGGTTCCTTTTTCCATTATGTATGGAAATAAAACCGTGCAACAATCGATGGATAATGATTTTACAGGAAATTTTATCGAGAAATTGACTTACGAAGAAATTGTTCCGACTTTGGATATGGACAAAGAAGATCTGAAAAATTTCGCAGATGAGGTGATGGATCGTTTCAGAAATCCGTTCATCAAGCATCAACTTTCAGATATTGCTTTAAACTCAATTCCAAAATTTAAAGTTCGCGTTTTACCTACGATTTTGGAATATGAAAAAGAACAGGGAAAACTTCCTTTAAATCTGGTTTTCGGATTGGCTGCAACCATCAGATTTTATCAGGGAAGTTGGCAAAATGAAGCACTTCCCGTAAAAGATTCTCCGGAAATTGTGGAAACAATGAATCAATATTGGAGCGGAAATGATCTGGAGAAAACAGTTTCAGAGACATTGGGAAATTTGGAATTCTGGGATCAGGATCTGAATAAAATAGAAGGTTTACAAAACGCAATTACGGTTGCAATTTCAGAAATCGATAAAAACGGTATTGAAAAAGGGTACCAAAATTACATAGAACAGTTTTCTTAA
- a CDS encoding cupin domain-containing protein, which produces MFLEQSDYNWEKIDENLDRAVAGYDDSLMLTIVRFKKGGIGKLHQHIHSQVAYIASGSFEVQIEDEKKILKKGDSFFLKTNLMHGVVCLEDGVLIESFSPMREDFVK; this is translated from the coding sequence ATGTTTTTAGAACAAAGCGATTACAATTGGGAAAAAATAGATGAAAATCTGGACAGAGCAGTGGCAGGTTACGATGATTCTTTGATGCTTACAATTGTGCGTTTCAAAAAAGGCGGAATTGGAAAATTGCATCAACATATCCATTCACAGGTTGCTTACATCGCTTCAGGATCTTTTGAAGTTCAGATCGAAGACGAGAAAAAAATATTAAAAAAGGGCGATTCATTTTTTCTGAAAACCAATTTGATGCACGGAGTGGTTTGTCTGGAAGATGGCGTTTTAATTGAATCTTTCAGCCCGATGCGCGAAGATTTCGTGAAATAA
- a CDS encoding bifunctional 4-hydroxy-2-oxoglutarate aldolase/2-dehydro-3-deoxy-phosphogluconate aldolase yields MTNNTQTVSDAIVKQGMLPLYFNPSEEVTLEILKSIYRAGVRAVEYTNRGAAALENFKKMVEIRDAEMPDLLLGIGTIKNLDQAKQFLDAKADFFISPGYVPEVAEFLIAKDLFYSPGCMTPTEIIAAENAGVKFIKLFPGNMLGPDFLSGIKDIFPNLLFMPTGGVDTTENNISGWFKAGVSAVGMGSKLISKPLMEAKDYATIQAETKKVLDLLQTIK; encoded by the coding sequence ATGACAAATAATACACAGACAGTTTCCGATGCCATTGTAAAACAGGGAATGCTTCCATTATATTTTAATCCAAGCGAAGAAGTAACCCTTGAGATTTTAAAAAGCATCTACAGAGCCGGAGTTCGTGCCGTAGAATATACCAATCGTGGAGCTGCAGCTTTAGAAAATTTCAAGAAAATGGTAGAAATCCGCGATGCAGAAATGCCTGATTTGTTGCTCGGAATTGGAACCATCAAAAACTTAGATCAGGCGAAACAATTTTTAGACGCAAAAGCTGATTTTTTCATCAGTCCGGGATATGTGCCGGAAGTTGCAGAATTTTTAATTGCCAAAGATTTGTTTTACAGCCCGGGTTGTATGACGCCAACTGAAATTATTGCCGCAGAAAATGCCGGTGTAAAATTCATCAAATTATTCCCCGGAAATATGCTCGGTCCGGATTTTTTGAGTGGAATTAAAGATATTTTCCCGAATCTTTTATTTATGCCAACTGGCGGAGTTGATACTACGGAAAATAACATTTCGGGTTGGTTCAAAGCCGGCGTTTCGGCCGTAGGAATGGGAAGTAAACTCATCAGCAAACCTTTAATGGAAGCAAAAGATTACGCAACGATTCAAGCCGAAACCAAAAAAGTTCTGGACTTGCTCCAAACCATCAAATAG
- a CDS encoding sugar kinase, translating to MSKKVVTFGEIMLRLAPQGFLRFSQADNFDVVYGGGESNVAVSLANYGIPVDFVTRLPKNDIGECAMMEMRKRGVGVDKIVWGGDRLGIYFLETGAVSRGSKVVYDRAHSSMSEIQPGMIDWEKVFEGVEWFHWTGITPAISQSSADVCLEAVKVASRMGITISTDLNYRAKLWKYGGDREAIMTELTSHCDVILGNEEDAEMHFGIKPDGHAVQTHGHDVKAEAFLNVCEQMMAKFPKAKKVITTLRGSISASHNTWAGVLYDGKQMLQTRQYQITDIVDRVGGGDSFMGGLIYGLLTYPDNDQNALDFAVAASCLKHTIKGDANLVTVDEVNKLMGGDASGRVAR from the coding sequence ATGTCAAAAAAAGTAGTAACATTTGGAGAGATCATGTTGAGATTGGCTCCTCAAGGATTTTTAAGATTTTCACAGGCCGATAACTTCGATGTGGTTTATGGTGGTGGAGAATCAAATGTGGCTGTATCCTTAGCAAATTACGGTATTCCTGTAGATTTTGTAACTCGTTTGCCGAAAAATGATATCGGAGAATGTGCCATGATGGAAATGCGTAAAAGAGGAGTTGGCGTTGATAAAATTGTTTGGGGCGGTGATCGTCTGGGAATTTATTTCCTGGAAACCGGCGCTGTTTCCCGCGGAAGCAAAGTGGTTTATGACCGTGCTCATTCCTCAATGTCCGAAATTCAGCCGGGAATGATCGACTGGGAAAAAGTTTTCGAAGGCGTGGAATGGTTCCACTGGACCGGAATTACACCTGCGATTTCTCAAAGTTCTGCAGATGTTTGTTTAGAAGCCGTGAAAGTTGCCAGTAGAATGGGAATTACCATTTCTACCGACCTTAATTACCGCGCAAAATTATGGAAATACGGCGGCGATAGAGAAGCAATTATGACAGAACTGACTTCTCACTGCGACGTAATTTTAGGAAATGAAGAAGATGCTGAAATGCATTTCGGTATCAAACCGGATGGACACGCTGTTCAAACTCATGGTCACGACGTAAAAGCGGAAGCATTTTTAAATGTTTGCGAGCAAATGATGGCAAAATTCCCGAAAGCGAAAAAAGTGATCACCACTTTAAGAGGTTCAATTTCAGCTTCCCATAATACTTGGGCCGGAGTTTTATATGATGGAAAACAAATGTTGCAAACCCGTCAATATCAAATTACAGATATCGTGGATCGCGTTGGTGGTGGCGATTCTTTCATGGGCGGATTAATTTATGGCTTGTTAACTTATCCGGATAACGATCAAAACGCTTTAGATTTCGCAGTTGCAGCTTCTTGTTTGAAACACACCATCAAAGGTGACGCGAACTTGGTAACCGTCGATGAGGTAAATAAATTAATGGGCGGCGACGCTTCCGGTAGAGTTGCGAGATAG